From the Calditrichota bacterium genome, one window contains:
- a CDS encoding CcmD family protein: MMKKEVLLIVFLIIWTGIAGYLFFLDRQIKKIKQKLFFNGDKMNQP, from the coding sequence ATGATGAAAAAAGAGGTGTTATTGATCGTTTTTTTAATCATCTGGACGGGCATTGCCGGCTATCTCTTTTTTCTGGATCGACAGATCAAAAAGATTAAACAAAAATTATTTTTCAATGGTGATAAAATGAATCAACCGTAG
- the ccsA gene encoding cytochrome c biogenesis protein CcsA encodes MKIFTFFWMVAVIIGSLYLAPEAAGFKSTSRVIFYHVPMSWVASLAFLVAAISGILYLRTKKLVYDIWAVSSVEIGFLFSILATITGSLWAKVEWGAFWNWDPRETSIVVLLMIYAAYFALRSALESREQKAQISAVYSILAFITVPFLVFVVPRILFTLHPQNPVFTTQAGKMMSPKIKLVFFSSMFGFTLFYYWLLRLRVNLERIKEKML; translated from the coding sequence ATGAAGATTTTTACATTTTTCTGGATGGTTGCCGTAATAATCGGCTCCCTGTATCTGGCACCGGAAGCGGCCGGATTTAAAAGCACCTCCCGCGTAATTTTCTACCATGTGCCGATGTCGTGGGTGGCTTCGCTGGCCTTTTTGGTGGCTGCAATCTCGGGTATCCTGTATTTGCGCACCAAAAAGCTGGTCTATGACATCTGGGCGGTTTCTTCAGTAGAAATCGGCTTTTTGTTCAGCATTTTGGCCACGATAACGGGATCACTCTGGGCAAAAGTCGAATGGGGCGCTTTCTGGAATTGGGATCCAAGGGAAACGTCGATTGTGGTTCTGCTGATGATTTATGCGGCTTATTTTGCTTTGCGGTCCGCACTTGAATCACGGGAACAAAAAGCACAAATTTCAGCTGTTTACTCTATTCTGGCATTCATCACGGTGCCGTTTCTGGTTTTTGTTGTGCCCAGAATTCTGTTTACGCTGCATCCGCAAAATCCGGTTTTTACGACGCAGGCCGGTAAAATGATGTCGCCGAAAATAAAACTGGTATTTTTCTCATCAATGTTTGGATTTACTCTGTTTTATTATTGGCTGCTGCGTTTGAGGGTAAATCTGGAGAGAATCAAGGAGAAAATGTTATGA
- a CDS encoding ABC transporter permease translates to MIRKSGFLYKSLYILQKDLHQEFRTRYAINAILLFAVTTLVVVSFSIGAAELSKNTLSSLLWIIIFFSAMTGLSHVFVREEEQQTADTLRLVASPSAIFVGKWLFNILLLLGLELILIPLYMVFMDMTVGNLSAFTLMIVLGSMGVSSVATIMAAIISRTSAKGALFAVLSFPVMLPVLILSIQGTALAIQGNSISAGMDEIQMLLLFIIVIVTASILLFEFVWIL, encoded by the coding sequence GTGATAAGAAAATCCGGCTTTCTGTATAAATCACTCTATATTTTACAGAAGGATTTGCATCAGGAATTTCGCACACGTTATGCGATTAATGCAATCCTTCTGTTTGCTGTTACCACTCTGGTCGTGGTCAGCTTTTCCATTGGTGCGGCTGAATTAAGCAAAAATACACTGTCGTCGCTTCTGTGGATCATCATTTTTTTCTCGGCTATGACGGGACTTTCTCATGTTTTTGTGCGGGAAGAAGAACAGCAAACGGCTGATACACTGAGGCTGGTTGCTTCGCCGAGTGCCATTTTTGTGGGCAAGTGGTTGTTTAATATTCTGTTATTGTTGGGATTGGAATTAATTCTTATTCCCCTTTATATGGTATTTATGGATATGACGGTGGGGAATCTGTCCGCATTTACCCTGATGATTGTGCTTGGCAGCATGGGGGTTTCCTCAGTGGCGACTATCATGGCGGCTATCATCTCCCGAACCAGTGCGAAAGGCGCTCTGTTTGCCGTTCTCTCTTTTCCGGTTATGCTGCCCGTTTTGATCCTGTCGATTCAGGGAACGGCATTGGCGATTCAGGGCAATTCGATCTCGGCCGGCATGGATGAAATTCAAATGTTGCTTTTATTTATAATTGTGATTGTCACAGCTTCAATTTTACTTTTTGAATTTGTGTGGATCCTATGA
- a CDS encoding ABC transporter ATP-binding protein yields MWKIIGTGLTQAFNQRIIFKELSFEIESGESLVLIGPNGSGKTTLIRIVCNLLRPIEGKIEFFYGDQKKLASQLYSAIGLVGPYLQLYNNLTAFENYVFFRKIRGLNVDYDDFKMLMKKFGLTGREFDELRTYSSGMLQRMKYVCALLHRPPVLILDEPVSNLDESGERIIYDVMEEQRRNKILIFATNNPEEIKFGDKKIRLSV; encoded by the coding sequence ATGTGGAAAATCATTGGAACAGGCCTTACCCAGGCATTTAATCAAAGAATCATTTTTAAAGAATTGTCCTTTGAAATAGAAAGCGGTGAATCGTTGGTCTTGATCGGACCGAACGGTTCCGGAAAAACAACGCTCATTCGAATTGTTTGTAATCTCTTACGGCCAATTGAAGGAAAAATAGAATTTTTTTACGGTGATCAAAAGAAATTGGCCAGCCAGCTCTATTCAGCCATTGGTTTGGTTGGCCCCTATTTGCAGCTTTATAATAATCTTACGGCTTTCGAAAATTATGTCTTCTTCAGAAAAATACGTGGATTGAATGTCGATTATGATGACTTTAAAATGCTGATGAAAAAATTTGGTTTAACCGGCCGTGAATTCGATGAACTGCGCACCTATTCTTCCGGTATGTTGCAGCGGATGAAGTATGTGTGTGCCTTGCTTCACCGCCCGCCTGTTTTAATTCTGGATGAGCCGGTCTCTAATCTTGATGAATCAGGCGAAAGAATTATTTACGATGTGATGGAGGAGCAAAGGAGAAACAAAATTTTGATTTTTGCAACGAATAATCCTGAAGAGATAAAATTCGGTGATAAGAAAATCCGGCTTTCTGTATAA
- a CDS encoding cupredoxin domain-containing protein, protein MRLDQIIVTISGLFLAAGVIWYFFLYKRQTVRAKDTEGIQEVKISVKGGYDPDLIVVKKDKTVRLNFYREETSSCTEVVVFPDFRVRKELPAFQNTIIEIMPDKIGEYDFHCDMNMIHGKLIVEE, encoded by the coding sequence ATGCGTTTAGATCAAATTATTGTCACAATCTCAGGCCTGTTTCTTGCGGCCGGCGTCATCTGGTACTTCTTTCTGTACAAACGGCAGACGGTCCGCGCTAAGGATACAGAAGGCATTCAGGAAGTAAAAATATCCGTAAAGGGCGGTTATGATCCCGACTTAATTGTGGTGAAAAAGGATAAAACCGTACGATTGAATTTCTACAGGGAAGAAACCTCCTCGTGTACCGAGGTGGTGGTTTTTCCCGATTTTCGGGTGCGGAAAGAACTTCCTGCTTTTCAAAACACAATCATTGAGATCATGCCGGATAAGATAGGCGAATATGATTTTCATTGTGATATGAATATGATTCACGGAAAATTAATTGTCGAAGAATAG